In Micromonospora sp. WMMD980, the following are encoded in one genomic region:
- a CDS encoding cystathionine gamma-synthase — translation MSHGFETLAIHAGQDPEARTGAVIPPIYQTSTYAQDAVGAPREGYEYSRSGNPTRDALQECLAALEGGPVALAFASGLAAEDTLLRTVCKPGDHVVIPDDAYGGTYRLFAKVAERWGLDYTPAKVSDPDAVRAAIRPGATRIVWVETPTNPLLGIADIAALAAVAHDAGALLVVDNTFASPYLQQPIAFGADVVVHSTTKYVGGHSDVVGGALVAADRALGEELRYHQNAMGAINGPFDAWLTLRGIKTLGVRMDRHCDNAERIAAFLDGNAKVAQVIYPGLPSHPGHEVAAKQMRRFGGMISFRAAGGEEHAVEICNRARLFVLAESLGGVESLIEHPGRMTHASAAGSPLEVPGDLVRLSVGIETVDDLLADLEQALG, via the coding sequence ATGAGTCACGGCTTCGAGACGCTCGCCATCCACGCCGGCCAGGACCCCGAGGCCCGCACCGGCGCGGTGATTCCACCGATCTACCAGACCAGCACCTACGCCCAGGACGCCGTCGGCGCGCCCCGCGAGGGCTACGAGTACAGCCGCTCCGGCAACCCCACCCGGGACGCGTTGCAGGAGTGCCTGGCCGCGCTGGAGGGTGGCCCGGTGGCGCTCGCCTTCGCCAGCGGCCTCGCCGCCGAGGACACGCTGCTGCGCACCGTGTGCAAGCCCGGCGACCACGTGGTGATCCCGGACGACGCGTACGGCGGCACCTATCGGCTGTTCGCGAAGGTGGCCGAACGCTGGGGCCTGGACTACACCCCGGCGAAGGTCTCCGACCCGGACGCGGTCCGCGCCGCGATCCGGCCCGGCGCCACCCGGATCGTCTGGGTGGAGACGCCGACCAACCCGCTGCTCGGCATCGCCGACATCGCCGCGCTGGCCGCCGTGGCGCACGACGCCGGCGCGCTGCTGGTGGTCGACAACACGTTCGCCTCGCCCTATCTCCAGCAGCCGATCGCGTTCGGCGCGGACGTGGTGGTGCACTCCACCACCAAGTACGTCGGCGGGCACTCCGACGTGGTCGGTGGCGCGCTGGTCGCCGCGGACCGGGCGCTCGGCGAGGAGTTGCGCTACCACCAGAACGCGATGGGCGCGATCAACGGCCCGTTCGACGCCTGGCTCACCCTGCGCGGCATCAAGACCCTCGGGGTACGGATGGACCGGCACTGCGACAACGCCGAGCGGATCGCCGCGTTCCTGGACGGCAACGCGAAGGTCGCCCAGGTCATCTACCCGGGCCTGCCGTCGCACCCGGGGCACGAGGTGGCCGCCAAGCAGATGCGCCGGTTCGGCGGCATGATCTCGTTCCGGGCGGCCGGTGGCGAGGAGCACGCCGTCGAGATCTGCAACCGGGCCCGGCTGTTCGTGCTCGCCGAGTCGCTGGGCGGCGTCGAGTCCCTGATCGAGCACCCGGGCCGGATGACACACGCGAGCGCTGCCGGCTCGCCGCTTGAAGTTCCCGGTGATCTCGTGCGACTGTCTGTCGGCATCGAGACGGTCGACGACCTGCTCGCGGATCTGGAGCAGGCACTGGGCTGA
- the ngg gene encoding N-acetylglutaminylglutamine synthetase, whose product MTDTLATGTARTDRERVLGRRRERTGPGGDPVAPGTPEPRRPDPEPADASGVVLDCGWGRLVFGQTFADQVHVADVLRSEANGARDICIYLRDPHVLVSRLPDELFIDPSLTYRLPLGERRPAATEGGEIPGLTIRALRDAEDADAVNRIYARNGMVTAPVEVLVDNAGTDRFLHLVAEDVTGEVVGTITGVDHVAVFDDPENGASLWCLTVDFNTAPPGTGQALLTALADRLDERGRAYVDLSVLAENSGAIRLYERLGFHRTGTLCVKRKNPINERLFLPAMPEGYDGLNPYAKIVADEAMRRGIRVEVTDPHWGELKLTSGGRTIHTRESLSELTSAVAMSRCDDKRVTRRILTEAGLSVPRGRTATGEPDDVSFLNDVGPVVVKPARGEQGNGITVGVRTPEALTAAVELARRFCPDVLIEELRAGDDLRVVVIDHEVVAAAVRRPAQITGDGVHDVTELIERQSRRRAAATGGESRIPIDGMTREVVAEAGFQMHDVLPEGQVLAVRRTANLHTGGTIHDVTAELHPTIAEACVTASRALDIPVTGLDLLVPAPDAPEHVFIEANERPGLANHEPQPTAERFVDLLFPGTRAPQRLWSPAGAAGSGA is encoded by the coding sequence ATGACCGACACCCTCGCCACCGGCACGGCACGTACCGACCGGGAACGGGTGCTGGGCCGGCGCCGGGAACGCACCGGCCCGGGCGGCGACCCGGTCGCGCCGGGCACGCCGGAGCCGCGCCGCCCGGATCCCGAGCCCGCCGACGCCTCCGGCGTCGTGCTGGACTGCGGCTGGGGCCGGCTGGTCTTCGGCCAGACCTTCGCCGACCAGGTGCACGTGGCCGACGTGCTGCGCTCCGAGGCGAACGGCGCCCGGGACATCTGCATCTACCTGCGCGACCCGCACGTGCTGGTCTCCCGGCTGCCGGACGAGTTGTTCATCGACCCGTCGCTGACCTACCGGCTGCCGCTGGGCGAGCGCCGGCCGGCGGCCACCGAGGGCGGCGAGATCCCCGGGCTGACCATCCGGGCGCTGCGCGACGCCGAGGACGCGGACGCGGTGAACCGGATCTACGCCCGCAACGGCATGGTCACCGCCCCGGTCGAGGTGCTGGTGGACAACGCCGGCACCGACCGGTTCCTGCACCTGGTCGCCGAGGACGTCACCGGCGAGGTGGTCGGCACCATCACCGGCGTGGACCACGTCGCGGTCTTCGACGACCCGGAGAACGGCGCCAGCCTCTGGTGCCTCACGGTGGACTTCAACACCGCGCCGCCCGGCACCGGCCAGGCGCTGCTCACCGCGCTCGCCGACCGGCTGGACGAGCGCGGCCGGGCGTACGTGGACCTGTCCGTGCTGGCGGAGAACTCGGGCGCGATCCGGCTCTACGAGCGGCTCGGCTTCCACCGCACCGGCACGCTCTGCGTGAAGCGGAAGAACCCGATCAACGAGCGGCTCTTCCTGCCGGCCATGCCGGAGGGCTACGACGGGCTGAACCCGTACGCCAAGATCGTCGCGGACGAGGCGATGCGACGTGGCATCCGGGTGGAGGTGACCGACCCGCACTGGGGTGAGCTGAAGCTGACCAGCGGCGGCCGGACCATCCACACCCGTGAGTCGCTGTCCGAGCTGACCTCGGCGGTGGCGATGAGTCGCTGCGACGACAAGCGGGTCACCCGGCGCATCCTCACCGAGGCGGGGCTGTCCGTGCCGCGCGGGCGCACCGCCACCGGCGAGCCCGACGACGTGTCGTTCCTGAACGACGTCGGGCCGGTGGTGGTCAAGCCGGCGCGGGGCGAGCAGGGCAACGGCATCACCGTCGGCGTACGCACCCCCGAGGCGCTGACCGCCGCCGTGGAACTGGCCCGCCGGTTCTGCCCGGACGTGCTGATCGAGGAGCTGCGCGCGGGCGACGACCTGCGGGTGGTGGTGATCGACCACGAGGTGGTGGCCGCCGCGGTCCGCCGGCCGGCGCAGATCACCGGCGACGGGGTGCACGACGTCACCGAGCTGATCGAGCGGCAGAGCCGCCGCCGGGCCGCCGCCACCGGCGGCGAGTCCCGGATCCCGATCGACGGCATGACCCGCGAGGTGGTGGCCGAGGCCGGCTTCCAGATGCACGACGTGCTGCCGGAGGGGCAGGTGCTGGCGGTCCGCCGGACGGCCAACCTGCACACCGGCGGCACCATCCACGACGTGACCGCCGAGCTGCACCCGACGATCGCCGAGGCGTGCGTGACCGCCAGCCGGGCGCTGGACATCCCGGTCACCGGGCTGGACCTGCTGGTGCCGGCCCCGGACGCGCCGGAACACGTCTTCATCGAGGCCAACGAACGGCCGGGCCTGGCCAACCACGAGCCGCAGCCGACCGCCGAACGGTTCGTCGACCTCCTCTTCCCGGGCACGCGGGCACCGCAGCGACTCTGGTCGCCGGCCGGTGCGGCAGGCTCTGGGGCATGA
- a CDS encoding DUF4328 domain-containing protein, translating into MHCQTCGDATSPAFDECQRCGTRHGQPAVLPGVPTYAVRGLGLAAGVAVGATAVLFTLSALFPLVGVRLARSAAEQLDRDVLLGAVLAEVLVTLPFIVAMLVAATLVVIWTWRVRKNLDAFGAAPTQSAAWAIAGWLVPIANFVVPVRVVAEVARFSLWRRRVPGLVVLWWSAWLVFSIGERVVAKMEEGRYDRLTEFPRNDEEFATYVDFYQEALLPRLVPAVACLVAAASFVVLVRRISAAQQDRLARAVPAWPGWPNGQPGWPAPGAPAPVPGASAPGTGGPSPTSPQVPPGVGGTIGA; encoded by the coding sequence ATGCACTGCCAGACCTGTGGCGACGCCACGTCCCCCGCCTTCGACGAGTGCCAGCGCTGCGGCACCCGCCACGGCCAGCCCGCGGTCCTGCCCGGCGTGCCCACGTACGCCGTCCGGGGCCTGGGGCTGGCCGCCGGCGTCGCGGTCGGCGCGACCGCCGTGCTGTTCACGCTCTCCGCGCTGTTCCCGCTGGTGGGCGTCCGCCTGGCCCGGTCCGCCGCCGAGCAGCTCGACCGGGACGTGCTGCTCGGCGCGGTGCTGGCCGAGGTGCTGGTGACGCTGCCGTTCATCGTGGCCATGCTGGTCGCCGCGACGCTCGTGGTGATCTGGACCTGGCGGGTGCGCAAGAACCTGGACGCGTTCGGCGCCGCGCCGACCCAGAGCGCCGCCTGGGCGATCGCCGGTTGGCTGGTGCCGATCGCCAACTTCGTCGTGCCGGTCCGGGTGGTGGCCGAGGTGGCCCGGTTCAGCCTGTGGCGTCGGCGGGTGCCAGGGCTCGTCGTGCTCTGGTGGTCGGCCTGGCTGGTCTTCTCGATCGGGGAGCGGGTGGTCGCGAAGATGGAGGAGGGCCGGTACGACCGGTTGACCGAGTTCCCGCGCAACGACGAGGAGTTCGCCACCTACGTCGACTTCTACCAGGAGGCGCTCCTGCCGCGCCTGGTGCCGGCGGTGGCCTGCCTGGTCGCCGCGGCATCGTTCGTGGTGCTGGTCCGCCGGATCTCCGCCGCCCAGCAGGACCGCCTCGCCCGGGCGGTGCCCGCCTGGCCCGGCTGGCCCAACGGGCAGCCCGGCTGGCCGGCGCCGGGTGCCCCCGCGCCCGTGCCCGGTGCCTCCGCGCCTGGTACCGGCGGGCCGTCGCCGACGTCGCCGCAGGTTCCGCCGGGGGTGGGTGGCACGATCGGGGCATGA
- a CDS encoding N-acetylglutaminylglutamine amidotransferase has translation MCGLAGEFRRDGSRADVSAVERMAATMSDRGPDDSGVWSQGPTALGHRRLKIIDLSAASGQPIVDAAAGLTGVFNGCIYNYRELRAELQAKGHRFFSSGDSEVVVKAYAEWGLDFVDHLIGMFAVAISERDTGRLVLARDRLGIKPLYLAESPGVVRFASTLPALLAGGGVDTTIDRVALAHYLSFHSIVPPPRTILAGVTKLPPATVKVYEADGTTRERVYWDPAFGRADERAGWSERDWQDALLDSLTTAVRRRMVADVPVGVLLSGGLDSSLVVALLAGEGQGRSGLGTFSIGFDAVGGREGDEFVYSDLVAKTFGTDHHQIRVPTGDLLPPLEAAVAAMSEPMVSHDCVAFWLLSQEVARHVKVVQSGQGADEILGGYHWYPPLAGVDREAALDTYAKAFFDRDAAGLARVLNPDWLADGDPAREFVAAHLGRAGAQTAVDAGLRIDTQVMLTDDPVKRVDNMTMAHGLEARVPFLDHEFVELAASCPPELKLAQGGKGVLKEIGRRVLPHEVIDRPKGYFPVPGLTHLEGKLLDRVRDALGAPEARRRDLFRADYVDALLADPNAELTPLNGNKLWQLGLLEMWLQSHGID, from the coding sequence ATGTGCGGACTTGCGGGAGAGTTCCGCCGTGACGGTTCACGCGCCGACGTCTCGGCCGTGGAGCGGATGGCGGCCACGATGAGTGACCGAGGGCCCGACGACAGCGGCGTCTGGTCGCAGGGCCCGACCGCGCTGGGACACCGGCGCCTCAAGATCATCGACTTGTCCGCAGCCAGCGGCCAACCGATCGTCGACGCCGCCGCGGGCCTCACCGGGGTCTTCAACGGCTGCATCTACAACTACCGGGAACTGCGCGCCGAACTCCAGGCCAAGGGCCACCGCTTCTTCTCCTCCGGGGACAGCGAGGTCGTGGTCAAGGCCTACGCGGAGTGGGGTCTCGACTTCGTCGACCACCTGATCGGCATGTTCGCGGTGGCGATCAGCGAACGCGACACCGGCCGCCTGGTGCTGGCCCGGGACCGCCTCGGCATCAAGCCGCTCTACCTGGCCGAGAGCCCCGGCGTGGTGCGCTTCGCCTCGACTCTGCCGGCGTTGCTGGCCGGCGGCGGCGTCGACACCACCATCGACCGCGTGGCGCTCGCCCACTACCTGAGCTTCCACAGCATCGTGCCGCCGCCGCGGACCATCCTCGCCGGCGTCACCAAGCTGCCGCCGGCCACGGTCAAGGTGTACGAGGCGGACGGCACCACCCGGGAGCGGGTCTACTGGGACCCGGCGTTCGGGCGGGCCGACGAGCGGGCCGGCTGGTCCGAACGGGACTGGCAGGACGCGCTGCTCGACTCGCTGACCACCGCCGTGCGCCGGCGGATGGTGGCCGACGTGCCGGTGGGCGTGCTGCTCTCCGGCGGCCTCGACTCCAGCCTGGTGGTCGCGCTGCTGGCCGGCGAGGGGCAGGGTCGCTCCGGCCTCGGCACGTTCTCCATCGGCTTCGACGCGGTGGGCGGCCGGGAGGGCGACGAGTTCGTCTACTCCGACCTGGTGGCCAAGACCTTCGGCACCGACCACCACCAGATCCGGGTGCCCACCGGTGACCTGCTGCCGCCGCTGGAGGCCGCCGTCGCGGCCATGAGCGAGCCCATGGTCAGCCACGACTGCGTGGCGTTCTGGCTGCTCAGCCAGGAGGTCGCCCGGCACGTGAAGGTGGTCCAGTCGGGCCAGGGCGCGGACGAGATCCTGGGCGGCTACCACTGGTACCCGCCGCTGGCCGGGGTGGACCGGGAGGCGGCGCTCGACACGTACGCCAAGGCGTTCTTCGACCGCGACGCGGCCGGGCTGGCCCGGGTGCTCAACCCCGACTGGCTGGCCGACGGCGACCCGGCACGCGAGTTCGTGGCGGCGCACCTGGGCCGGGCGGGCGCGCAGACCGCTGTCGACGCGGGCCTGCGGATCGACACCCAGGTCATGCTGACCGACGACCCGGTGAAGCGGGTCGACAACATGACCATGGCGCACGGGCTGGAGGCCCGGGTGCCGTTCCTCGACCACGAGTTCGTCGAGCTGGCCGCGAGCTGCCCGCCGGAGCTGAAGCTGGCCCAGGGTGGCAAGGGCGTGCTCAAGGAGATCGGCCGGCGGGTGCTGCCGCACGAGGTCATCGACCGGCCCAAGGGCTACTTCCCGGTGCCCGGCCTCACCCACCTGGAGGGCAAGCTCCTCGACCGGGTACGCGACGCGCTCGGCGCCCCGGAGGCGCGCCGCCGCGACCTGTTCCGCGCCGACTACGTCGACGCGCTGCTCGCCGACCCGAATGCCGAACTGACCCCGTTGAACGGAAACAAGCTGTGGCAACTGGGACTTCTGGAAATGTGGCTCCAGAGCCACGGAATCGACTGA
- a CDS encoding amidase family protein, with amino-acid sequence MAVPDILPTTWVGATAKQIARAVRRGDVSATQVVADHLDHVSRVDAELAAFRTVRGGEAITEAEKVDEQEELADLPLAGVPVAVKENTPVAGLPTWNGSAAMRTGVAEADHEVVRRLRGAGAVILGVTRMPELGLWALTDDDTAVTRNPWDPARTPGGSSGGAAAAVAAGMVPMAHGNDGLGSIRIPAACCGLVGLKPGRGVVPCQLGADDWFGLTEHGVLTGTVADAVVGFSVLAGRRPDKLVPPPRLRVGVSLRSPVKGVSPDSSNRDAVTAAGRLLAAAGHDTVPTDPVYPTRLGLQGIATWFAAAAADVRAAGVAPRQLQRRSRRHVALGEWAQRRGYVREADRAAWRERSVHFFDDHSVDLLLTPALAGPPPEAVGWSGRSWLANMRTNIRYAPYAAPWNIAGLPSIVVPVGRRPDGLPVGVQFVGPPGSELLLLGVAGQFEMQAPWTRHAPGYPRVGTGSPAAA; translated from the coding sequence GTGGCAGTGCCGGACATCTTGCCGACGACCTGGGTCGGGGCGACCGCGAAACAGATCGCCCGCGCGGTACGCCGCGGCGACGTCTCCGCCACCCAGGTGGTGGCCGACCACCTCGACCACGTGTCCCGGGTCGACGCCGAACTGGCCGCGTTCCGCACGGTACGCGGCGGCGAGGCGATCACCGAGGCGGAGAAGGTCGACGAGCAGGAGGAGCTGGCCGACCTTCCGCTGGCCGGGGTGCCGGTGGCGGTCAAGGAGAACACGCCGGTGGCCGGCCTGCCCACCTGGAACGGGTCCGCCGCGATGCGTACCGGCGTGGCCGAGGCCGACCACGAGGTGGTCCGCCGGTTGCGCGGCGCGGGCGCGGTGATCCTCGGCGTGACCCGGATGCCGGAGCTGGGCCTGTGGGCCCTCACCGACGACGACACCGCGGTGACCCGCAATCCCTGGGATCCGGCGCGTACCCCCGGCGGCTCCTCCGGCGGCGCGGCCGCCGCGGTGGCCGCCGGGATGGTGCCGATGGCCCACGGCAACGACGGCCTCGGCTCGATCCGCATCCCGGCGGCCTGCTGCGGCCTGGTCGGGCTCAAGCCCGGCCGGGGCGTGGTGCCCTGCCAGCTCGGCGCGGACGACTGGTTCGGGCTCACCGAGCACGGCGTGCTGACCGGCACGGTGGCCGACGCGGTGGTCGGCTTCTCGGTGCTGGCCGGTCGTCGGCCGGACAAGCTGGTCCCGCCGCCCCGGCTGCGGGTGGGCGTGTCGCTGCGCTCCCCGGTGAAGGGCGTCTCCCCGGACTCGTCGAACCGCGACGCGGTCACCGCCGCCGGTCGGCTGCTCGCCGCCGCCGGGCACGACACCGTGCCCACCGACCCGGTCTACCCGACCCGGCTCGGCCTGCAGGGCATCGCCACCTGGTTCGCGGCGGCCGCCGCCGACGTGCGCGCCGCCGGGGTGGCGCCGCGCCAGCTCCAGCGGCGCAGCCGCCGGCACGTCGCGCTCGGCGAGTGGGCGCAGCGCCGTGGGTACGTCCGGGAGGCAGACCGGGCCGCCTGGCGCGAGCGGTCGGTGCACTTCTTCGACGACCACTCGGTCGACCTGCTGCTCACCCCGGCGCTGGCCGGGCCGCCGCCGGAGGCCGTCGGCTGGTCCGGCCGGTCCTGGCTGGCGAACATGCGGACGAACATCCGGTACGCCCCGTACGCCGCGCCGTGGAACATCGCCGGCCTGCCGTCGATCGTGGTGCCGGTGGGCCGCCGCCCGGACGGGTTGCCGGTCGGGGTGCAGTTCGTCGGCCCGCCCGGCTCCGAGTTGCTGCTGCTGGGGGTCGCCGGCCAGTTCGAGATGCAGGCGCCGTGGACGCGGCACGCCCCCGGCTACCCCCGGGTCGGAACGGGGTCACCCGCCGCGGCGTGA
- the msrA gene encoding peptide-methionine (S)-S-oxide reductase MsrA — protein MFLRRMKAEMISPDQALPGRPLAMPIADRHEVLPSSLKGPFPEGAQVAVFGMGCFWGAERLFWTLPGVITTSAGYAGGFTTNPTYEEVCSGMTGHAEVVQVVYDPSKIAYEDLLKVFWENHDPTQGMRQGNDVGTQYRSAIYTTTDEQRTAAQASRDAFAPIVARAGKGEITTEIAPLGDYYFAEDYHQQYLAPTKNPNGYCNHGPNGLSCPVGVARTGS, from the coding sequence GTGTTCCTCCGCCGCATGAAGGCCGAGATGATCTCTCCTGACCAGGCCCTGCCGGGTCGCCCGCTCGCCATGCCGATCGCCGACCGGCACGAGGTGCTGCCCTCTTCGCTGAAGGGGCCCTTCCCCGAGGGCGCGCAGGTCGCCGTCTTCGGCATGGGCTGCTTCTGGGGCGCCGAGCGCCTGTTCTGGACCCTGCCCGGCGTGATCACCACGTCGGCCGGTTACGCGGGCGGTTTCACCACCAACCCGACGTACGAGGAGGTCTGCTCCGGCATGACCGGGCACGCCGAGGTGGTCCAGGTGGTCTACGACCCGTCGAAGATCGCCTACGAGGACCTGCTCAAGGTCTTCTGGGAGAACCACGACCCGACCCAGGGCATGCGCCAGGGCAACGACGTGGGCACCCAGTACCGCTCGGCGATCTACACCACCACCGACGAGCAGCGCACCGCGGCGCAGGCCTCGCGGGACGCGTTCGCGCCGATCGTGGCCCGCGCCGGCAAGGGCGAGATCACCACGGAGATCGCCCCGCTGGGCGACTACTACTTCGCCGAGGACTACCACCAGCAGTACCTGGCCCCGACGAAGAACCCGAACGGTTACTGCAACCACGGCCCCAACGGGCTGAGCTGCCCGGTCGGCGTCGCCCGCACCGGGAGCTGA
- a CDS encoding nucleotidyl transferase AbiEii/AbiGii toxin family protein gives MPCALTTWLTAPPRTSTSLRPLPCRFPVLAFEDAIGLKVRALHDRAAHRDYIDVRAANERLAWSELERLAARHTAGFALEELADRLGGVTERDSRTFRSYGLTEPQVDELRRWALRWEADIRARLANGETGPTGVPDDDWDTYLDQR, from the coding sequence ATGCCATGTGCGCTCACGACCTGGTTGACCGCCCCTCCCAGGACATCGACTTCGCTACGGCCGCTGCCATGCCGCTTTCCGGTGCTCGCCTTCGAGGACGCGATCGGGCTCAAAGTCCGCGCGTTGCACGACCGCGCCGCACACCGGGACTACATCGACGTCCGCGCCGCCAACGAGCGGCTCGCATGGTCTGAGCTGGAGCGTCTCGCCGCCCGCCATACCGCTGGATTCGCCCTCGAAGAACTGGCCGATCGTCTGGGTGGGGTGACGGAGCGGGACAGCCGGACCTTCCGTTCGTACGGGCTCACCGAGCCTCAGGTCGATGAGCTACGCCGGTGGGCGCTGCGATGGGAGGCGGACATCCGGGCGCGCCTGGCCAACGGCGAGACCGGCCCGACCGGCGTCCCCGACGACGACTGGGACACCTATCTCGACCAGCGGTGA
- a CDS encoding Fic family protein encodes MYQRMEEAVGELRDRLGGLPTPAEAEDIWAEIWHQEAHNSTAIEGNTLVLQEVEKLLDEGRAVGAKPLRDYMEVRGYADAARWVYGQALEPGDWPSDALLSLQEVRHIHHVAMTPVWTVDPHPHATDLEGPGNFRRHEIARFPGGMKPPSWPEVDARIRSWLDQVGELPAKAETPLAERLAVLHNEFGAIHPFLDGNGRTGRLVLSLLLGRLGYPPAIIYKRDRDTYLRAMRRADVGDPGLLGELIARSVTANLYRFVMPAVAGPVKLLPLPALATADLSENALRVAAMRGRLKAVKADDGTWRSGQKWVNDYTKNRYRRGRPA; translated from the coding sequence GTGTATCAGCGCATGGAGGAGGCGGTTGGCGAGCTGCGCGACCGGCTGGGCGGGCTACCGACACCTGCCGAAGCGGAAGACATCTGGGCCGAGATCTGGCACCAGGAGGCGCACAACAGCACCGCGATCGAGGGGAACACCCTCGTTCTTCAGGAAGTCGAGAAGCTTCTCGACGAGGGCCGGGCCGTCGGCGCCAAACCACTGCGGGACTACATGGAGGTGCGGGGCTACGCCGACGCAGCCCGTTGGGTCTACGGCCAGGCGCTGGAGCCCGGTGACTGGCCGTCCGACGCGCTGCTCTCGCTCCAAGAGGTGCGGCACATCCACCACGTCGCGATGACCCCGGTCTGGACCGTCGATCCGCACCCGCACGCTACCGATCTCGAAGGGCCCGGCAACTTCCGGCGCCACGAGATCGCACGCTTCCCCGGAGGGATGAAGCCCCCATCCTGGCCTGAGGTGGATGCGCGGATCCGCAGTTGGCTCGACCAGGTCGGAGAACTGCCGGCGAAGGCGGAGACTCCCCTCGCCGAGCGGTTGGCGGTGCTTCACAACGAGTTCGGGGCCATTCATCCGTTCCTCGACGGAAACGGCCGAACCGGCCGCTTGGTGCTCAGTCTCCTGCTCGGCAGGCTGGGTTATCCGCCCGCCATCATCTACAAGCGGGACCGCGACACCTACCTACGCGCCATGCGCCGTGCCGACGTCGGCGACCCGGGGCTGCTGGGAGAGCTGATCGCTCGCAGTGTCACGGCCAACCTCTACCGCTTCGTCATGCCGGCAGTGGCAGGTCCGGTGAAGTTGCTGCCGCTCCCGGCCTTGGCTACGGCCGACCTGTCCGAGAACGCCCTTCGCGTTGCTGCCATGAGGGGCCGACTGAAAGCCGTCAAGGCGGATGACGGCACGTGGCGGAGCGGCCAGAAATGGGTGAACGACTACACGAAGAACCGCTACCGGCGCGGTCGGCCCGCCTGA
- a CDS encoding HIT domain-containing protein encodes MSGCVFCGIVAGEVPAFTVSDEPDGVAFLDTRPVFKGHVLVVPRTHLVTIADLPADALPGYFRLVQRMAVAVEAGLGSGGTFVAMNNTVSQSVPHLHTHVVPRTKGDGLRGFFWPRTRYADDAEAADFAGRISAALDG; translated from the coding sequence ATGAGCGGGTGCGTGTTCTGCGGCATCGTGGCCGGCGAGGTGCCGGCCTTCACCGTCAGCGACGAGCCGGACGGGGTGGCGTTCCTGGACACCCGGCCGGTGTTCAAGGGACACGTGCTGGTGGTGCCCCGTACCCACCTGGTGACGATCGCCGACCTGCCCGCCGACGCGCTGCCCGGCTACTTCCGGCTGGTCCAGCGCATGGCGGTAGCGGTGGAGGCCGGTCTGGGGTCCGGTGGGACGTTCGTGGCGATGAACAACACTGTGTCCCAGTCCGTCCCGCACCTGCACACCCACGTGGTGCCCCGGACCAAGGGCGACGGGTTGCGCGGCTTCTTCTGGCCGCGTACCCGGTACGCCGACGACGCCGAGGCGGCCGACTTCGCCGGCCGGATCTCCGCCGCGCTGGACGGCTGA